The proteins below come from a single Campylobacter sp. CCUG 57310 genomic window:
- a CDS encoding UDP-N-acetylglucosamine 4,6-dehydratase, giving the protein MIDTLKLIGRSSELFVEDIKQRESEIVNIINNASFLVIGGAGSIGSAVVKEIFKRNPKSLHVVDISENNLVELVRDIRSSFGYIKGEFATFALDVGSEIFDALIKLNRYDYVLNLSALKHVRSEKDPFTLMRLVDVNIFNTNKTIIQSKNIGAKKYFCVSTDKAANPVNMMGASKRIMELFALSHSSEIKISMARFANVAFSDGSLLHGLNERIKKLQPIVAPNNIKRYFVTPKESGELCLLSTIFGESMDIFFPKLSQKLHLIGFDEIVVRYLQNLGYEPFLCVDEDEARLRAKDLAKSKKWACLFSPSDTTGEKDFEEFYTDKEVLDMDTFESIGVIKNSLKCKPEKLAKFEASIKALKDRGSWSKSEILDQFYEILPDFSHKETGRYLDDKM; this is encoded by the coding sequence ATGATTGATACTTTAAAATTAATAGGCAGAAGTAGCGAGCTTTTTGTGGAGGATATAAAACAGCGCGAGAGTGAAATTGTAAATATTATAAATAACGCGTCTTTTTTAGTTATTGGTGGCGCCGGTTCGATAGGTTCAGCTGTTGTTAAAGAGATTTTTAAACGAAATCCTAAAAGTCTTCATGTCGTAGATATCTCAGAAAATAACTTAGTCGAACTGGTTAGAGATATCAGAAGTTCTTTCGGTTATATAAAAGGTGAATTTGCTACATTTGCACTTGATGTCGGTAGTGAAATTTTTGATGCTCTTATAAAGTTAAACCGATATGACTATGTATTAAATTTGTCCGCCTTAAAACATGTAAGAAGCGAAAAAGATCCATTTACGCTTATGCGTTTAGTCGACGTAAATATTTTTAACACTAATAAAACCATCATTCAAAGCAAAAATATAGGGGCTAAAAAGTACTTTTGTGTTAGTACAGATAAGGCAGCAAATCCTGTGAATATGATGGGCGCTAGCAAGAGGATCATGGAGCTTTTTGCTCTGTCTCACTCGAGTGAGATAAAAATTTCAATGGCACGCTTTGCAAATGTTGCATTTAGCGACGGAAGTTTACTTCACGGACTTAATGAGCGTATTAAAAAACTTCAGCCGATTGTTGCTCCAAATAACATAAAGCGATACTTTGTAACCCCCAAAGAGAGTGGTGAATTATGTCTTTTAAGCACTATTTTTGGGGAGAGTATGGATATATTTTTCCCAAAGCTTAGTCAAAAATTACACTTAATTGGTTTTGACGAGATTGTTGTAAGATATCTACAAAATTTAGGCTATGAGCCTTTTTTATGTGTTGATGAGGACGAGGCTAGATTACGAGCAAAAGATCTGGCAAAGTCTAAAAAATGGGCTTGTTTGTTTAGCCCAAGCGATACTACAGGAGAAAAAGACTTTGAGGAGTTTTATACAGACAAAGAAGTTCTTGATATGGACACCTTTGAAAGTATCGGTGTCATAAAAAACAGCTTAAAGTGTAAGCCTGAAAAACTAGCAAAATTTGAAGCAAGCATAAAGGCGCTAAAGGATCGCGGGTCTTGGAGTAAAAGTGAAATTTTAGATCAATTTTATGAGATTTTACCTGATTTTTCTCATAAAGAGACAGGTAGATATCTTGATGATAAGATGTAG
- a CDS encoding LegC family aminotransferase, whose product MKTKFDEILAFIRSTFQSDDFIPLHEPKFIGNEKRYLNECIDSGFVSSVGKFVEVFEQKLAYFTGAKYAIATSNGTSALHAALIVAGVKECDEVITQPLSFVATANAIRYCGARPIFLDVSLENLGLSVESLEKFLAQNCELKNGFCVNRATKNIVRACVPMHTFGLMCDISAIKEICEKWHIVLVEDAAESLGSYFKGIHSGNFGILGAFSFNGNKVITSGGGGAIITNDENLACLAKHITTTAKVPHAYEYVHDMVGFNYRMPNLNAALLVAQLENLELFLNLKRKLHETYTKFFAKFDGVRLIGEMDGAYSNYWLNALLFDDPKDKAEFLEISNINGVMTRPIWRLLSELDMFKTFQTDELTNAKFLQERIVNIPSSVIV is encoded by the coding sequence ATGAAAACTAAATTTGACGAGATTTTGGCTTTTATAAGAAGCACTTTTCAAAGCGATGATTTTATTCCACTTCATGAGCCAAAATTTATAGGAAATGAAAAGAGATATCTAAATGAATGTATCGACAGTGGTTTTGTTTCCAGTGTAGGGAAATTTGTTGAAGTTTTTGAGCAAAAATTAGCATATTTTACAGGTGCAAAATATGCTATAGCAACCTCAAATGGGACATCTGCACTGCATGCCGCACTTATTGTAGCGGGAGTTAAAGAATGTGATGAAGTTATCACTCAGCCACTTAGCTTTGTGGCTACTGCAAATGCCATAAGATATTGTGGAGCAAGACCTATCTTTTTAGATGTTAGTCTTGAAAATTTGGGACTTAGCGTGGAAAGCCTAGAAAAGTTTTTAGCACAAAATTGCGAACTTAAAAATGGATTTTGTGTAAATAGGGCTACAAAAAATATCGTGCGTGCCTGTGTTCCAATGCACACATTTGGTCTAATGTGTGATATTTCAGCCATTAAAGAGATTTGTGAGAAATGGCATATTGTCCTAGTGGAGGATGCGGCAGAGAGTTTAGGAAGCTATTTTAAGGGAATACATAGCGGTAATTTTGGTATTTTGGGAGCTTTTTCGTTTAATGGTAACAAAGTTATTACAAGTGGCGGCGGAGGCGCTATCATAACAAATGACGAGAACTTGGCCTGCCTAGCAAAGCATATTACGACTACAGCCAAAGTTCCACACGCATATGAGTATGTACATGATATGGTTGGTTTTAACTACCGCATGCCAAACCTTAATGCAGCTCTTCTTGTTGCCCAGCTTGAAAATTTGGAACTGTTTTTAAATTTAAAGCGTAAGTTACACGAAACATATACTAAATTCTTTGCAAAATTTGACGGTGTGAGACTGATTGGAGAAATGGATGGTGCATACTCAAACTACTGGCTAAATGCATTACTTTTTGATGATCCAAAAGACAAAGCAGAGTTTTTAGAAATTTCGAACATAAATGGCGTAATGACTCGCCCTATTTGGCGTCTTTTAAGTGAGCTTGATATGTTTAAAACGTTTCAAACTGACGAGCTAACAAACGCCAAATTTTTACAAGAGCGCATTGTAAATATTCCTAGCTCAGTGATAGTATGA
- a CDS encoding GNAT family N-acetyltransferase, with protein sequence MVGSFLNSIAIEDIKIGMSASYSQTITDADIKAFAAISGDRNPVHLDEVYAKSSRFKGRISHGMMSASFFSAIFGTKIPGEGCVYTYQSLNFKKPVYVNDTVTAIVEVIGVDTVNRRIKFKTICKVKDSIVTDGEAEIYVPFEFKKLLINDKNELIKFKAQIFNLFKDSFGKNFDEDLWRWAYIDNPNGDPIVSLYFDKDKLIGHYAVIPVKFRYKNQSVKVVLSMTTMVDSKYRKYGIFTEQATEIYAKATEIGYKLVYGFPNKKSAPGFKKRLGWKLENLLIKKLKHDEILKIGLNNSYDAMSFDMDDEINLKWRLSKPGQEYFMDGKNILKEFGNECDVVFWENEFSSLSKDKLYNLLFEKLDLIANSDIEYCFGYKLFDDSFSGINFKKDLIMSDVF encoded by the coding sequence GTGGTAGGCTCTTTTTTAAATAGCATTGCTATTGAAGATATTAAAATAGGCATGAGCGCTAGTTACTCTCAGACTATAACAGATGCCGATATAAAAGCATTTGCAGCTATTAGTGGTGACAGAAATCCGGTTCATTTAGATGAAGTTTATGCTAAAAGTTCTAGGTTTAAAGGCAGAATATCTCATGGTATGATGAGTGCTTCATTTTTCTCAGCTATTTTTGGTACAAAGATACCGGGCGAGGGTTGTGTTTATACCTATCAGTCGTTAAATTTTAAAAAGCCTGTTTATGTTAATGACACTGTTACGGCAATTGTTGAGGTTATAGGCGTCGATACAGTAAATAGACGTATTAAATTTAAAACTATTTGTAAGGTTAAAGATAGCATTGTAACTGATGGTGAGGCGGAGATATATGTTCCATTTGAGTTTAAAAAATTGCTTATCAATGATAAAAATGAGCTAATAAAATTTAAAGCGCAAATTTTTAATCTTTTTAAAGATAGTTTTGGAAAGAATTTTGATGAGGATTTATGGCGATGGGCATATATTGATAATCCAAATGGTGATCCGATTGTATCTTTATACTTTGACAAAGACAAGCTTATAGGGCATTATGCAGTAATCCCTGTAAAATTTAGATATAAAAATCAAAGTGTCAAGGTAGTTTTATCAATGACCACAATGGTTGATTCTAAATACCGCAAATATGGTATTTTTACTGAACAGGCGACTGAAATTTATGCAAAAGCAACAGAGATTGGCTATAAACTAGTTTATGGTTTTCCAAATAAAAAATCGGCCCCTGGTTTTAAAAAAAGACTTGGCTGGAAGTTGGAAAATTTGCTTATTAAAAAATTAAAGCATGATGAGATTTTGAAGATTGGGTTGAATAATTCCTATGATGCAATGAGTTTTGATATGGATGATGAGATTAATTTAAAATGGAGACTTTCTAAGCCTGGACAAGAGTATTTTATGGATGGAAAAAATATTTTGAAAGAATTTGGTAATGAGTGTGATGTTGTTTTTTGGGAAAATGAATTTTCGTCTCTTAGTAAAGATAAGCTTTATAACTTACTATTTGAAAAGCTTGATTTGATAGCAAATAGTGATATTGAATACTGTTTTGGATACAAGTTGTTTGACGATAGCTTTAGCGGCATTAATTTTAAAAAAGATTTAATTATGTCGGATGTGTTTTAA
- a CDS encoding PIG-L deacetylase family protein, with product MKNKVLVVAVHPDDETLGCGGTLLKHKENGDEIYWLICTAISKDHTYYDTREKEIRYVEQAYGFNKVYNLRLKTMKVDEYSMSELVGKISEVINDIEPNILYLPFKSDVHSDHRKIFEAAYSCTKSFRYPFIKKLYMMEALSETEFAPSTKEDSYIPNVFVDISKFIDKKLDIMKMFKSEIGEHPFPRSERNIKALSIYRGASCGCKYAESFMLLKEVQ from the coding sequence ATGAAAAATAAAGTTCTTGTTGTAGCGGTTCATCCTGATGACGAAACTTTGGGATGCGGCGGAACACTACTGAAGCATAAAGAAAATGGTGATGAAATTTATTGGTTGATTTGCACAGCAATCAGTAAGGATCATACATATTATGATACAAGAGAGAAAGAGATAAGATATGTAGAACAAGCTTATGGTTTTAATAAAGTTTATAATCTAAGACTAAAAACAATGAAAGTTGATGAATATTCTATGAGTGAGCTTGTGGGGAAAATATCAGAAGTAATAAATGACATAGAGCCAAATATATTGTACCTGCCATTTAAATCAGATGTTCATAGTGATCATAGGAAGATATTTGAGGCGGCATACAGTTGTACAAAATCATTCAGATATCCTTTTATAAAAAAACTTTACATGATGGAAGCACTTAGCGAGACAGAATTTGCTCCAAGCACAAAAGAGGACAGCTATATACCTAATGTTTTTGTAGATATTAGCAAATTTATAGATAAGAAACTTGATATAATGAAAATGTTTAAAAGCGAGATAGGAGAACACCCTTTCCCAAGAAGCGAGAGAAACATAAAAGCACTTTCAATATATCGTGGGGCAAGTTGTGGGTGTAAATATGCAGAAAGTTTTATGCTTTTAAAAGAGGTTCAATAG
- a CDS encoding N-acetylneuraminate synthase family protein has product MGEYKNKKGTRDMIINNLNQPYIIAEIGCNHNGSTELGLRMIKAAKDCGADAVKFQFFTKDTLATNDYLDELDSGVVKLENVDKWETGELGLKNVREQIDAFVNSEEQLKIFRKYCYELDIDFGCTPVDSHGVKFLHDIKSDFIKISSMDANNLEMIEYCIDSNIAIIISTGMATLQDIDKIYNLFISKKYSNFSILHCVSIYPPRDEIVNLNFIDTLKGIYECDIGYSDHSLGFSLPIAAIAKGCKIIEKHFTLDKNMPGWDHKVSADENDLRIICREGKKVFRSLGNKYKILSEDELEKRKKFRRSMVAKRNLDKGHILTKEDFLYKRPGIGISPDESIFFIGKKLTKDIKADKTIFKSDFI; this is encoded by the coding sequence GTGGGAGAATATAAAAACAAAAAAGGAACTAGGGATATGATTATAAACAATTTGAATCAGCCATATATAATTGCCGAAATAGGCTGTAATCACAATGGAAGCACAGAGCTTGGACTTAGGATGATTAAAGCAGCAAAGGATTGCGGGGCGGATGCTGTTAAATTTCAATTTTTTACCAAAGATACTCTTGCTACTAATGATTATCTTGATGAGCTTGACTCTGGAGTTGTAAAACTTGAAAATGTAGATAAGTGGGAAACTGGAGAATTAGGATTAAAAAATGTTAGAGAGCAAATAGATGCCTTTGTTAATAGTGAAGAGCAACTGAAAATTTTTAGGAAATACTGTTATGAACTTGATATAGATTTTGGGTGTACTCCTGTTGATTCACACGGAGTAAAATTTTTGCATGATATTAAAAGTGATTTTATAAAAATATCATCAATGGATGCAAATAATCTTGAGATGATAGAGTATTGCATAGATTCTAATATTGCCATAATCATATCAACAGGAATGGCAACACTTCAGGATATAGATAAAATTTACAATCTTTTTATAAGCAAGAAGTATAGTAATTTTTCAATTTTACATTGCGTTTCAATATATCCACCAAGAGATGAGATAGTAAACTTAAATTTTATAGATACTTTAAAAGGAATATATGAATGCGATATCGGATATTCTGACCATTCTTTAGGTTTCTCTTTGCCAATAGCCGCAATAGCTAAAGGGTGTAAGATTATAGAAAAGCATTTTACTTTGGATAAAAATATGCCAGGCTGGGACCATAAAGTTTCAGCAGATGAAAATGATTTGAGAATAATTTGCAGGGAAGGCAAAAAAGTATTCAGGTCGCTTGGAAATAAATATAAAATCTTATCGGAAGATGAATTGGAGAAAAGAAAGAAATTTAGAAGAAGCATGGTGGCTAAGCGTAATTTAGATAAGGGTCACATCTTAACAAAAGAAGATTTTTTATATAAAAGACCTGGGATAGGAATATCTCCTGATGAATCAATATTTTTTATAGGCAAAAAGCTTACAAAGGATATAAAGGCGGATAAAACAATTTTTAAAAGTGATTTTATATGA
- a CDS encoding acylneuraminate cytidylyltransferase family protein, whose amino-acid sequence MIAIVPARGGSKGLPGKNIKDLLGKPMIAYTIEEALKSKFVSEVIISTDSREIEEVAIKYGARSPFLRPGYLANDNAKAIDNYIYTIDRLNKDFGYSIKDFVVLQPTSPLRKVEDIDEAIGLFQDKKADSVISYTEAYHPVEWHKYITKDGKFENIFEEKLLNRQENKKSYFPNGAVFVFDYKLIKQGKYYDDNSYAYIMPRNRSVDVDTLEDFRYVEFLLQTKVSIDA is encoded by the coding sequence ATGATAGCTATAGTTCCAGCAAGAGGCGGCTCGAAGGGTTTACCTGGTAAAAACATTAAAGATTTATTAGGCAAACCCATGATTGCCTATACTATCGAAGAGGCTTTGAAGTCTAAATTTGTTAGCGAAGTAATAATTTCTACCGACTCTAGAGAGATAGAGGAAGTGGCTATAAAATATGGTGCAAGAAGTCCTTTTTTAAGACCTGGGTATTTGGCAAACGATAACGCAAAGGCGATTGATAATTATATATACACTATTGATAGGTTAAATAAAGATTTTGGCTATAGTATTAAAGATTTTGTAGTGCTTCAGCCGACTTCTCCATTGAGAAAAGTCGAAGATATAGATGAGGCAATTGGGCTTTTTCAAGACAAAAAAGCAGATAGTGTAATAAGTTATACAGAAGCATATCATCCAGTAGAGTGGCATAAATATATCACAAAAGATGGAAAATTTGAAAATATATTTGAAGAAAAGCTTTTAAATCGTCAAGAAAATAAGAAAAGTTATTTTCCAAATGGCGCAGTATTTGTTTTTGATTATAAATTAATTAAGCAAGGAAAATATTACGATGATAATTCATATGCTTATATAATGCCTAGAAATCGCTCTGTTGACGTTGATACGCTAGAAGATTTTAGATATGTAGAATTTTTACTACAAACAAAAGTATCTATTGATGCATGA
- a CDS encoding acyltransferase family protein — MHEINLNYFRDLFATLVVFARAYQILLLPLIYHENSIFLKIVQFIAAYAVVGFILISGYSIASSLHSNYLNNNKRRNIKEFIIKRFNRIIFPFVLSIIVVTSVVFFIKYFSLNGSETYLFLFLNSFISDIGNITMDEPLWILNFEVYFYILLLVFSLFFTNYNLNNFKRNISFVFFMGSISYYIRYYKMYYINNLKKGFFIFLGYLVFLLVFNTNYIIPYTGKRYNIMILLSLTMILFYVIYISKRNLYMSEFFYSISKYSYTLCVIHFPLLLSLSHENLYVMSFLEILFLLILGNFMIFNISKYCSYFVERRNYK, encoded by the coding sequence ATGCATGAAATAAATTTGAATTATTTTAGAGACTTATTTGCTACTTTAGTTGTTTTTGCTCGTGCGTATCAAATATTATTACTTCCTTTAATATATCATGAAAACAGTATATTTTTGAAAATAGTTCAATTTATTGCTGCTTACGCAGTGGTTGGTTTTATATTAATTTCAGGCTATTCAATAGCTTCAAGTTTGCACAGTAATTACTTAAATAATAATAAAAGAAGAAACATTAAAGAGTTTATAATAAAAAGATTTAATAGAATTATTTTTCCATTCGTATTGAGTATTATTGTTGTTACGAGTGTTGTTTTTTTTATAAAATATTTTTCTTTAAATGGAAGCGAGACATACTTATTTCTTTTTTTAAATAGTTTTATTTCTGATATAGGAAATATAACTATGGATGAACCTCTTTGGATTTTGAATTTTGAGGTTTATTTTTATATATTATTGCTTGTATTTTCATTGTTTTTTACTAATTACAACTTGAATAATTTTAAAAGAAATATATCCTTTGTATTTTTTATGGGATCAATTTCGTATTATATTAGGTATTATAAAATGTATTATATAAATAATCTTAAAAAAGGATTTTTTATATTTTTAGGATATTTAGTGTTTTTGTTAGTATTTAATACCAATTATATTATACCTTATACTGGCAAAAGGTATAATATAATGATTTTATTATCGCTTACTATGATTTTATTTTATGTTATCTATATATCCAAAAGAAATTTATATATGAGTGAATTTTTTTACTCTATTTCAAAATATTCTTATACTTTGTGTGTAATACACTTTCCGTTATTATTATCTTTAAGTCATGAAAATCTTTATGTTATGAGTTTTTTAGAAATACTATTTTTATTGATACTTGGAAATTTTATGATTTTTAACATTAGTAAGTATTGTAGCTATTTTGTAGAAAGGAGAAACTATAAGTGA
- a CDS encoding nucleotidyltransferase family protein, whose protein sequence is MNNILVLNNKVVFNDAIKLLDLNGNGVLPVVNEKQELLGIITDGDIRKAILNNKLDLNYIINKNPHKLHINTSRNKVVNYLKKIKRRHMPLIDDNGKFIKIFTLDEIDFNLKQNWVVIMAGGLGTRLGELTRDTPKPMLKVGTKPIIEHIIDMFVSHGFTNFMLSVNYKAEVIKDYFGDGSRFGIEIIYLEEKKRLGTGGALSLIDIELNEPFFVTNGDVLSTLDYDKLLLYHKKQKSIATMCIRKYNYQIPYGIIEIDSNDNIKSMQEKPVKEFFINTGIYVLNPEILNYVPKDEFFDLPRLFSIIKDAGLTTKSFEITDYWIDMGRPDDYERLKELYE, encoded by the coding sequence GTGAATAATATATTAGTGTTAAATAATAAAGTAGTATTCAATGATGCCATCAAGCTACTTGATTTAAATGGAAATGGGGTATTGCCTGTAGTTAATGAAAAACAAGAACTGCTAGGAATCATAACAGACGGGGACATAAGAAAGGCTATTTTAAATAATAAGCTAGATTTGAATTATATTATAAACAAAAACCCACATAAATTACATATTAATACGTCAAGAAATAAAGTAGTAAATTATTTAAAAAAAATCAAAAGAAGACACATGCCGCTTATAGATGATAATGGTAAATTTATAAAAATTTTTACCCTTGATGAGATAGATTTTAATCTAAAGCAAAACTGGGTAGTGATTATGGCAGGAGGATTGGGAACAAGGCTAGGAGAGCTTACAAGAGATACCCCAAAGCCTATGTTAAAAGTAGGTACCAAACCAATAATTGAGCACATTATTGATATGTTTGTATCTCATGGATTTACAAATTTTATGCTAAGTGTAAACTATAAAGCCGAGGTTATAAAAGATTATTTTGGCGATGGTAGCAGGTTTGGTATAGAGATAATATATCTTGAAGAAAAAAAACGACTTGGTACAGGCGGAGCTCTAAGTTTAATAGATATAGAATTAAACGAGCCGTTTTTTGTAACAAACGGAGATGTTCTATCAACATTAGATTATGATAAGCTTTTATTGTATCACAAAAAACAAAAATCTATAGCTACTATGTGTATAAGAAAATATAATTACCAAATACCTTACGGAATAATAGAAATAGATAGCAATGATAATATAAAGAGTATGCAAGAAAAACCGGTAAAAGAGTTTTTTATAAATACGGGCATATATGTGCTAAATCCTGAAATTTTAAACTATGTGCCAAAAGATGAGTTTTTTGATCTGCCTAGATTATTTAGTATTATAAAAGATGCTGGGCTGACAACAAAAAGTTTCGAGATTACTGATTATTGGATTGACATGGGTAGGCCTGATGATTATGAAAGATTAAAGGAATTATATGAATGA
- a CDS encoding O-antigen polymerase codes for MKISKKLFYPLYFFIFVWLFYIFIRGLLINWESLNEITVLTVFLFICFVILCYVLSVCICANLKHKIQDIGIKKINKTYYFLQYLSMLYISLAIIRFLIEINDLNIELNSLSVSVEARERTMEGSIVSGTFLGISTTLLSGFHILFLMFTIWMRNKLTSMQLNMSILIFVIGDVCFLFGGGRNAVFISILMVSMCVYFIKFANIRKITINKTGLFVCIFLTMIIFLYIFIARDEYNGISMIDRLNLNEYNYNIKFNSILIDLLHSEYKIIQLIAYFTMSIVFYLTHSLSILDSGLTSSLPENAYYFGAMQFYPLVFLINKLGFNIITIKDILNEWELAGNYSTLLLPLYYDFGLLWSLILIMILVFLFVYNAFLLLNSGRFISCVLMSIVGCVFVLSPIYSFFSLGIFLPIFFSFIVLYTLLKVKL; via the coding sequence ATGAAAATAAGTAAAAAATTATTTTACCCATTATACTTTTTTATATTTGTTTGGTTGTTTTATATTTTTATCAGAGGCTTATTGATTAATTGGGAATCATTGAATGAAATAACTGTATTAACAGTATTTTTATTTATTTGTTTTGTGATATTATGTTATGTGCTGTCTGTGTGTATATGTGCGAATTTAAAACATAAAATACAGGATATTGGTATAAAAAAAATCAATAAGACATATTATTTTTTACAATATCTTTCGATGCTTTATATATCGCTTGCAATTATTAGGTTTTTAATAGAGATCAATGATTTAAATATTGAATTAAATTCACTTTCTGTATCTGTTGAGGCTAGAGAAAGAACAATGGAAGGAAGTATTGTTTCTGGAACATTCCTTGGTATTTCTACTACACTATTATCTGGATTTCATATATTATTTTTAATGTTTACAATATGGATGCGGAACAAACTAACCTCCATGCAGCTAAATATGTCTATATTGATTTTTGTTATTGGAGATGTCTGTTTTTTATTTGGTGGAGGTAGAAATGCAGTTTTTATTTCTATTCTAATGGTATCTATGTGTGTATATTTTATAAAATTTGCCAATATAAGAAAGATTACTATAAATAAAACTGGTCTGTTTGTGTGTATTTTTTTAACAATGATTATATTTTTGTATATTTTTATTGCTAGAGATGAATATAATGGAATAAGTATGATTGATAGACTTAATTTAAATGAGTATAATTATAATATAAAATTTAATAGTATTTTGATTGACTTATTGCATTCTGAATATAAAATTATTCAGCTCATAGCATATTTTACTATGAGTATCGTATTTTATTTAACACACTCATTGTCAATTCTAGACTCAGGGCTAACTTCTAGCTTGCCAGAAAATGCTTACTATTTTGGAGCGATGCAGTTTTATCCATTGGTTTTTTTGATTAATAAATTAGGGTTTAACATTATCACAATAAAAGATATTTTGAATGAATGGGAATTGGCTGGAAACTATTCAACTTTACTGTTGCCATTGTATTACGATTTTGGATTATTGTGGTCTTTAATCTTGATAATGATCCTGGTGTTTTTATTTGTATATAATGCTTTTTTATTGTTGAATAGTGGAAGATTTATAAGCTGTGTGCTTATGTCTATTGTGGGGTGTGTTTTTGTACTTTCTCCGATTTATTCATTTTTTTCACTTGGAATATTTTTGCCAATATTTTTTTCGTTTATTGTTTTATACACTTTGCTTAAGGTTAAGCTATAG
- a CDS encoding N-acetyl sugar amidotransferase produces the protein MKNKVYQICTKCIMDTSDEKIVFDEKGECDHCRNFQNNIVPEWNYGKNRLGDLMRIAEKIKKENKKNEFDCIIGLSGGLDSSYTAYVAKEIMGLRPLLLHVDAGWNMEQAENNIEKIAKGLDLKLHTETINWEEMRDLQVAFFKSQIRDQDMPQDIAFFSTLYKFARKNNIKYVLTGGNYSTECCKEPQEWGAYPGIDYTLIQDIHNKFGKIKLKTFPIIDILVYKIYYRYILGMKVIKPLDFVPFIKKDAEEKLYSLYGFEKFQHKHHDSRFTRFYEDFWLPKKHGLEKRRAHFSSLIMTGQMTREEALERISKSELSEEILLKEFEYVANRLNLTTDELWQIFKGENKTYLDYKSKIRIINLGAKIMQYFGLERRLYR, from the coding sequence ATGAAAAATAAAGTATATCAGATTTGCACAAAATGTATAATGGATACATCTGATGAAAAGATTGTGTTTGACGAAAAAGGAGAATGTGATCATTGTAGAAATTTTCAAAACAATATAGTTCCGGAATGGAATTATGGAAAAAATAGACTTGGCGACCTGATGCGTATTGCAGAAAAGATAAAGAAAGAAAATAAAAAAAATGAATTTGATTGCATAATAGGTCTTAGTGGAGGTCTTGATAGTTCATATACTGCTTATGTTGCAAAAGAAATAATGGGTTTAAGACCATTATTGCTCCATGTTGATGCTGGATGGAACATGGAGCAAGCAGAAAATAATATAGAGAAAATAGCAAAAGGTCTTGACTTAAAGCTTCACACAGAGACTATCAATTGGGAAGAAATGAGAGATCTTCAGGTTGCGTTTTTTAAATCACAGATTAGAGACCAAGATATGCCTCAAGATATTGCATTTTTTTCAACTTTATATAAATTTGCTAGAAAAAATAACATAAAATATGTTCTTACTGGAGGAAATTATTCTACTGAATGCTGCAAAGAGCCCCAAGAATGGGGAGCTTATCCTGGAATAGACTACACTTTAATTCAGGATATACATAATAAATTTGGTAAAATTAAATTAAAAACATTTCCAATCATAGATATTCTTGTTTATAAAATTTATTATAGATATATATTAGGAATGAAGGTTATCAAACCATTGGATTTTGTTCCATTTATTAAAAAAGATGCTGAAGAAAAACTTTATAGTCTGTATGGTTTTGAAAAATTCCAACACAAACATCATGATTCGAGATTTACAAGATTTTATGAGGATTTTTGGCTACCAAAAAAACATGGTCTTGAAAAGAGACGAGCACATTTTTCAAGCTTAATTATGACTGGACAAATGACTAGAGAAGAGGCTTTAGAGCGTATATCAAAGAGTGAGTTGTCAGAGGAGATTTTATTGAAAGAATTTGAATATGTTGCCAATAGACTAAATTTGACAACTGATGAATTATGGCAAATATTCAAAGGTGAAAATAAGACGTATTTAGATTATAAGAGTAAAATTAGAATTATAAATCTGGGCGCCAAAATTATGCAGTATTTTGGACTAGAGAGAAGACTATATAGATGA